The following proteins are co-located in the Mycolicibacterium goodii genome:
- a CDS encoding DUF4097 family beta strand repeat-containing protein, which translates to MTVTAAPPIEPPPHLSPGGRTTFRFLLVAAGALVLTATLAGLGVVAWGVNAVRVVTDHQALPANMRSVVIDTARVPIAIRIVADRETREATANLRLLNTTHSGEHRLAVVNDGPGTRITIEGNPSPMLEWARGGEITISMPPEQARRLTVRTEQKIGAVIASADVDQLVAHTTEGAIVLSGAARIIELHTVNGEVVSRDPIAVAERFSATTSDGDITVDFRDKAPRTIDAVSRSGDVVLGVPGRGPYLVHADSRASTHVRVDETTDPGAAASEITARSETGEVVVEDVSLDQ; encoded by the coding sequence GTGACCGTCACCGCCGCACCCCCGATCGAGCCCCCGCCGCACCTCTCCCCCGGCGGCCGCACCACGTTCCGCTTCCTGCTGGTCGCGGCAGGCGCTCTCGTGCTCACCGCGACGCTGGCCGGACTCGGTGTCGTCGCGTGGGGCGTCAACGCCGTCCGGGTCGTCACCGATCATCAGGCGCTGCCTGCGAACATGCGTTCGGTGGTGATCGACACCGCGCGGGTGCCGATCGCGATCCGCATCGTCGCCGACCGCGAGACCAGGGAGGCCACCGCCAACCTGCGGCTGCTCAACACCACGCACAGCGGCGAGCACCGGCTGGCGGTGGTCAATGACGGCCCCGGCACCCGGATCACCATCGAGGGCAACCCGTCACCGATGCTGGAGTGGGCCCGCGGCGGGGAGATCACCATCTCGATGCCGCCCGAGCAGGCCCGCAGACTCACCGTGCGCACCGAGCAGAAGATCGGCGCCGTCATCGCCTCGGCCGACGTGGATCAGCTCGTCGCGCACACCACCGAGGGCGCGATCGTGCTCAGCGGCGCGGCCCGCATCATCGAGCTGCACACCGTCAACGGCGAGGTCGTCTCGCGGGATCCGATCGCGGTCGCCGAACGTTTCAGCGCCACGACGTCCGACGGCGACATCACCGTCGACTTCCGCGACAAGGCACCGCGCACGATCGACGCGGTCAGCCGCTCCGGTGACGTGGTGCTCGGGGTGCCCGGCCGCGGTCCCTACCTGGTACACGCCGATTCGCGCGCGTCGACCCACGTCCGGGTGGACGAGACCACCGATCCGGGCGCCGCGGCGAGCGAGATCACCGCACGATCCGAAACCGGCGAGGTGGTCGTGGAGGACGTCAGCCTCGACCAGTGA